From the Lathyrus oleraceus cultivar Zhongwan6 chromosome 4, CAAS_Psat_ZW6_1.0, whole genome shotgun sequence genome, one window contains:
- the LOC127076887 gene encoding uncharacterized protein LOC127076887, translating to MEGGDMDSLFEGMVLFNPTQMDADHSQATPSSTSQQPLDEDIFSDLTLVVDLPDTDLQSQSQSSSSSRRRKRSGLRIGYGRDTIDVDVDVDPSPPPASPLDSMFVADVSASESITSDAAAVSISVNTQPSTATDADAASVSANTQPSTTTDADGVSVSANTQPSTDADAVSVSANTQPSTTTDVISQPSSATESERRLSPQVETFSEEGFSQIKDTIHDKLNHARQLVTSASSARKDAIRSRRKALENANLASDKYMQLENQLEQACEAEDFETAEKVSEYLSAADKEKQIFATSLKQADAFLGALDLKLQHALESHIAAEEECAILLHHYATNAVNNADSAIKKATLVHSKEMEQWLSSSEALEVKRMELEIESHFISEAHTELNNNIEHSIEDDKKEKEILYKRKSMLMDELEKLLALVKQKEKEIADNDSDLKAVEHKINNVVSGFKEIQSTIDVKYDELQSVLAQVKLETETLSLKKDEIDNFLVQEEGMGAKLREFARVSEEEAKGYTEIVKLRRSLMSYILKSGEDKLRLTNNEEKLSGEVRLFQQEVSAARASLQELSSRKSSIQQDIASFKQRIIFIDKRVPELEAEKKVATAARNFKEAARIATEAKSLCLEKENIQMEMDTATSNLEKLEDEIKGTFDKLQETEGMILLKEKELAMAKYQKLLLTAATARAEKKAAHEMGDAEEADLLLAEAEAADCEAERIQSTYNFKAEDVSNLPKDLISMDLVSIIDQKQLEKLAITSSV from the exons ATGGAAGGTGGAGATATGGATTCACTGTTTGAAGGGATGGTGTTGTTCAACCCTACCCAAATGGATGCCGATCATTCTCAAGCTACACCATCATCGACTTCCCAACAACCCCTTGACGAAGATATCTTCTCCGACCTCACCCTCGTTGTCGATCTCCCCGACACTGATCTTCAATCTCAATCTCAATCTTCCTCTTCCTCCAGAAGGAGAAAACGATCTGGCTTGAGAATAGGATATGGCAGAGACACCATCGATGTCGATGTGGATGTGGATCCTTCTCCGCCTCCTGCCTCACCCCTTGATTCCATGTTTGTAGCTGATGTTAGTGCTAGTGAATCGATCACTTCTGATGCTGCTGCTGTTAGTATTAGTGTCAATACCCAACCATCTACTGCTACTGATGCTGATGCTGCTAGTGTTAGTGCCAATACCCAACCATCTACTACTACTGATGCTGATGGTGTTAGTGTTAGTGCCAATACCCAACCATCTACTGATGCTGATGCTGTTAGTGTTAGTGCCAATACCCAACCATCCACCACCACTGATGTTATTTCCCAACCATCCAGTGCCACTGAATCGGAGAGGAGACTGTCACCACAAGTTGAAACTTTTTCCGAGGAAGGGTTCAGCCAAATTAAGGACACAATACATGACAAGCTTAATCATGCCCGTCAACTCGTCACTTCTGCATCTTCTGCCCGAAAGGATGCCATCAGGAGCAGAAGAAAGGCCCTGGAGAATGCAAATCTCGCTTCCGACAAATACATGCAACTTGAAAATCAATTGGAACAAGCCTGTGAAGCTGAAGATTTTGAAACCGCCGAAAAGGTTAGCGAATACCTTTCTGCTGCTGACAAGGAGAAACAGATCTTTGCCACTTCATTGAAACAAGCGGATGCCTTTCTGGGTGCTTTAGATTTGAAATTGCAGCATGCCCTCGAATCTCACATAGCTGCTGAGGAAGAATGTGCAATCTTACTCCACCATTATGCAACG AATGCTGTAAATAATGCAGATTCTGCCATCAAGAAAGCAACATTGGTGCATTCAAAAGAAATGGAACAATGGCTTTCATCATCAGAAGCCTTAGAGGTTAAAAGGATGGAGTTGGAAATTGAATCACATTTTATAAGTGAAGCTCATACAGAACTTAATAATAACATTGAGCATTCAATCGAGGatgataaaaaagaaaaagagatCCTTTATAAACGAAAGAGCATGCTAATGGACGAATTGGAAAAACTTCTTGCTTTAGTAAAACAGAAAGAAAAAGAGATAGCTGACAATGATTCTGATTTAAAAGCAGTAGAGCATAAGATAAATAATGTTGTCTCTGGATTTAAAGAGATTCAGTCAACCATTGATGTGAAATATGATGAATTGCAATCTGTCCTTGCTCAAGTGAAATTAGAGACTGAAACTTTGTCCCTGAAGAAAGACGAAATTGATAACTTTCTCGTTCAAGAAGAAGGAATGGGAGCAAAACTTAGGGAATTTGCTAGGGTTTCTGAGGAGGAAGCTAAAGGATACACGGAAATAGTCAAATTAAGAAGAAGTTTGATGTCATATATATTGAAGTCTGGGGAGGATAAACTGAGACTTACAAACAATGAGGAAAAGCTCTCTGGAGAAGTGAGATTGTTTCAACAGGAGGTTTCTGCTGCCAGAGCTTCCTTGCAG GAACTATCATCAAGAAAGTCGAGCATCCAGCAAGATATAGCATCCTTCAAGCAGAGGATTATTTTCATAGATAAGAGAGTCCCAGAACTTGAAGCAGAAAAGAAAGTTGCTACTGCTGCAAGAAATTTCAAGGAAGCTGCCCGAATAGCTACTGAGGCTAAATCACTGTGTCTTGAAAAAGAGAATATCCAGATGGAAATGGATACGGCCACTTCAAATCTGGAAAAGCTTGAGGATGAAATTAAAGGCACCTTTGATAAATTGCAGGAGACTGAGGGAATGATCTTATTGAAGGAGAAAGAGTTAGCAATGGCTAAATATCAAAAGCTACTTTTGACAGCTGCTACTGCTAGAGCTGAAAAAAAGGCTGCCCATGAAATGGGTGATGCAGAAGAAGCTGATCTCCTTCTTGCAGAAGCTGAGGCAGCTGACTGTGAAGCTGAGAGAATTCAATCAACATACAATTTCAAAGCGGAAGACGTTTCAAATTTACCAAAAGATTTGATTTCAATGGACCTTGTATCAATTATTGATCAAAAACAATTGGAAAAATTAGCTATCACTTCATCTGTTTAG